One genomic segment of Pseudoalteromonas sp. GCY includes these proteins:
- a CDS encoding PA3496 family putative envelope integrity protein: MGKTFSYDALDDDFADDEFEKLGRNQHDKQKRKVKRKLDDYLEQKRLRRNLGDDDFDYIDD, translated from the coding sequence GTGGGTAAGACATTCTCTTACGATGCGCTTGATGATGATTTTGCAGACGATGAATTTGAAAAGTTGGGTCGTAACCAACATGACAAGCAAAAGCGTAAAGTCAAAAGAAAGCTAGACGACTACTTAGAGCAAAAACGCCTACGTAGAAATCTAGGCGATGATGATTTCGACTATATTGATGATTGA
- a CDS encoding c-type cytochrome, whose product MKKLLTVTLFSCLAATAQANTMFESAEDAIEYRQASFQLIRFQIGNMGDMLKGKVPFDAEVFKQRAHNAAQLSQMPWEAFIDGSDKGNTDALPAVWSNRAEFDGKAKQFAEYAQALAVAADSGDKKLIASAFKDWAKGCKDCHKSFKD is encoded by the coding sequence ATGAAGAAACTACTTACCGTCACACTATTTAGCTGTCTTGCAGCAACAGCGCAAGCTAACACTATGTTTGAATCGGCTGAAGATGCTATTGAATACCGCCAAGCGTCTTTCCAATTGATCCGTTTCCAGATTGGCAATATGGGCGACATGCTAAAAGGCAAAGTACCATTTGATGCTGAAGTATTTAAACAACGTGCTCACAATGCTGCGCAATTATCGCAAATGCCTTGGGAAGCATTCATTGACGGTTCTGACAAAGGCAATACTGATGCTTTACCAGCCGTTTGGTCAAACAGAGCTGAGTTCGATGGTAAAGCCAAGCAATTTGCCGAGTATGCTCAAGCACTGGCTGTTGCAGCTGACTCTGGTGACAAAAAGCTGATTGCTTCTGCATTTAAAGATTGGGCAAAAGGCTGTAAAGACTGTCATAAATCTTTTAAAGATTAA
- a CDS encoding DUF2721 domain-containing protein translates to MNPEVVSILTMAKVIQTAVAPVFLITGIAATLGVLSNRLARITDRARLLDRKINTTQDEELKMHFSREMRALLKRSRFIHVAFSMSVLSALLVCAVVMLLFMSHLYSMPLGITLSSCFIAAMVLLIGAFVSLLGEIFLATRSMRRGMIFKDIES, encoded by the coding sequence ATGAATCCAGAAGTCGTTAGCATTCTCACGATGGCCAAAGTTATCCAAACCGCCGTTGCCCCTGTATTTTTAATTACGGGTATTGCTGCGACCTTAGGGGTACTATCAAACCGCTTAGCACGGATCACGGATAGGGCGCGTTTACTCGATCGCAAGATTAATACCACGCAAGATGAAGAACTCAAAATGCACTTTAGCCGTGAAATGCGCGCACTGTTAAAACGGTCTCGTTTTATTCACGTTGCATTTAGCATGAGTGTACTCAGTGCGTTGCTTGTGTGTGCAGTGGTTATGCTGCTGTTCATGTCACACTTGTACAGTATGCCATTGGGCATTACTTTATCGTCTTGTTTTATCGCCGCTATGGTGCTGCTTATTGGCGCGTTTGTCTCTTTGCTTGGAGAAATATTTCTTGCCACCCGCAGTATGCGCAGGGGCATGATATTCAAAGATATCGAGAGCTGA